The window TGTGTGTATGCATGAGTTTGTATTTGATCTTCTTAGCATCCAtctgtgtgtatctctgtgtaATCAGAAGGGTTTTCTCCTTTGCCTCATTTAGTACCCAGGGCAAAAGCCCAATTTGTTCTACCCAGAAAGTAGGTAAATAAGATTGTTTCTGTAgcatacattttattgtattattttattattgtttttgagacagaatctcaccctgttgctctgggtagagtgcagtagcatcatcatagctcactgcaccctcagacttctgggctcaagcaatcctctttgcctcagcctcctaagtagctgggactacaggcatgtgccaccatgcccagctaatttttagtagagacagggtctcgctcttgcttaggctggtcttgaactcctgagctcagcctcctagagtgctaggattacaggcatgagccactgcgcctggcctagtaTACATTTTAGTTTTAGGAATTAGGAAATCATAGATGCTCAGACACTAAGCTGACCCAGCCTCCTGTGTTAAACATGGCAAATCTGAGGCCCTAAGAGAGGAAGTGATTGCCCAATAGCACGTAGTGAGTTAGTGCCAGAGCGAAGTTAGAACCCAGTCTGGCTAGGTCTTTCTCTAGTTCCAAATTGCCTTTTGTGGTGGTTCAGAGGCTGCAGGAAGCTGTTGTGGAATAGCATCATGTACAGAAGGTCTGATCTTTGAGTCAGGGTCACCAACCAGAATTGGAAATAGCTCTTGGGCTGCTGGACTGAAATGACATGTGGACATCAGGGATGACAAGTCATCTGCAGCAGAGACTGAGGGATGCTCCAAACTGCTGGAGACAGCATCTGGAGTGTTCTGGTTTCAAACAGCCCTATATGTGTGGAGTCTAAAGGCCACCACCGACCAGCTAAGTCACCTTAAACACCTTAAACTGTTCACTGCAGTAGGGGATGATGTGACCTTCGGGATTGCATTTTGGGGAACCTTAGGAACCTTAGGACTCAACCTGAGGCTGGAATACCTGGGAAAACAGACCTTGAGGCTGAGGAAGTAGCACAAAGAAGTTGGAAAGTGCAGAGGAATTGGAGAAAGGCATGACCTGAATAGGACatgggggaaaggggaggaaggggagagcagagagagggctGCAAGGCAGGCAGTAGCGAGATCTGGAAGGGCCTGTACGCATGGTAGGCATTTAGATTCTTCCCTGGGGAGctattaaagtattttaagtaGGGGAGTAATATGATCAGATTTatatttaaagacaaaagaaTCAGTCTGGGTGTACAGCGGGGAATGGAGTGGAGCGGcaaaagaggaacaaaaagaccagttaggaggttTTTCCTGTCCACAGGGTGGTGataatagaaatgaagataataggTGGATTCCAAAGACATGTAGGACTTGGTGACAGGCTGTATGtgggggtgaggaagagggaagcaTCCAGGTTTCTTGCTCGGGCAACAGGACACATGGGAGGATAGAAAGAGGAGCAGGTGTGTGCAGAGTAGGAATTCCATTTCAGACCGTTCAATCTGAGTTGGGGGTTAACTCATGACCACAGCTCTTTTGCCACCTATTCTTGCTTTCAGGAATGCTCCAAAATGGGAAGAAATTCGATTCATCCAGAGACAGAAACAAACCTTTCAAGTTCCGAATCGGCAAACAGGAAGTCATCAAAGGTTTTGAAGAGGGCGCAGCCCAGGTAGGATGAGGATACACATTAAAGGGGACTTGGGGAGTCGGGGATCCGGGCTCAGCACTCAGCCCTTGGCCTCCACCCTCTCACCCTTCCACTGACCACTACTGCTTTGACTACCACCCGGGCACGGCAACGCCATCTAGTGTTCATTCCTGGCTTTGtgtccccacccctctccttGCCAGCGTGCCTCTTTTGTGTCTCTGGGGGCTCTCAGCCCAAGCACTTCCCTTAGGCTAGCTGAGGTCTACCAGCTGTCAGCACTGAGGCAGCAGAAGAGTTGGGGTTGGGTAGGCCAAGaaggtttttcatttttgttttttaacttttttggaaacaatttcagacttacaaaaatattatagaaatttagTACAGAGTTCCCACATACTCTACCCAGCTTCCCCAAATGTTAATATCTTACATAACCGTAGTATGGTTATCAAAACCAGGATACAATACTGTTAATCCACCTATTCAAATTTTAATTGATTACTCAAACttcaaaaattgatttatttaaatttcaccaATTAATGCCAAGTGGGTTCTTGACGACTGTTGTGATGAGCCCTGGTTCACGCTCAGCTTCCTTGGTCTGTCTGTGAAGTCATGTGATGCTCCACTGCAGTAGGTCTCCTGGCTCTGGCCACCTTGCTGTGGCCTCTAATCTCTGAACCTCTTTAATGAACTGTTCCTACCACTTACTTGAGGGGGTACATGTGCTATTTATATACCCTCTTTAGGCTTCTTTGGAAGAGGGTAAGGAAGGATGATGAACAAATAGAAGTGTTTGGGCCACACACAAAATGAATAACCAGTAATGTCTGTCAGATGAATGAATTTGTGGAGGTTATAGTCCCATAGCCAAGTCTCTGCTGTTCTAAGGCAGAGTCTGCATTTGTTATAGTTCTTGGCACAGTTTCAGTGTACCACACATAAAATTCATCTCAGATCTTCAGTTACCCTGAGGATGGTTTGGGAAAATGCCATAGTCatctaacttttttcttttaaatcaagctgggtcctctttctcctctccccatctGCCCCCATCCCTGCTAGATGAGCTTGGGGCAGAGGGCGAAGCTGACCTGCACCCCTGATGTGGCATATGGAGCCACAGGCCACCCCGGTGTCATCCCTCCCAATGCCACCCTCATCTTTGACGTGGAGCTGCTCAACTTAGAGTGAACGCAGGAAGGAACTCAAGGTGGCTGGAGATGGCTGCGGCTCACCCTCCTAGCCTGCTCTGCCACTGGGACGGCTCCTCTTGTTTGGGGCTCTTGATCAGTGTGCTGACCTCACCGCCCCACGGCATTATCCATTCTGTCTGCCCAAGTTGCTCTGTATGTGTTGGTCATTGTTCACGTACATCCTTGCTCGAGGAAACTTTGGTTGCAGATCAAAACATTTCAGGTTGTGCATTTTGTGTGATGCATGTAGTAGCCATTCCTGATCACAGAACACAGATTTCTTGTTCGCACAATTGACACTGCCTTACCTTCACTTAAGCCAGACACACAAGGTGCTCAGATATGAAATGTACATGGTGTACACAGAGGGACTTGAGCCAGTTACCTTTGCTGTCACTTTCTCTCTTATAAATTCTGTTGGCTGCTCACTTAAACAATGTCCTCTTtggaaataatatgtaaaataaaagttcTGTGCTTGACAAATTCCTGTCCATCCTTATTGTAGGTAGGAAATGCTTTAAGGACCACACAAGCCAGTTGCCTATGGGAAAAAGAGTTCCAAGTGGCCAGGAGAgtgataataaatataatagctaCAATGTGAATGTTGTACATGCTGGGCCTTgttctatatacttttaaataaaattgccaCCAATCCTCCAAGCAACCCtgcaaggtaggtattatttGCTACCCATCTCACAGGCTCAGAATTCTCCTCTTCATAACTAAAGAAATACAATGTTCAAATCCTGCAGCCTAGCAATCAGATGTGGGATTTAGGCATCTGTGTGATCTTGCAATCTCTATGTGTTTGGACTGGAGTAAGAGGGATGACCTTCCTTCACCCAGGTAGAAACATAACACCTTGTGTGTCTGAACAAATGAAGGTGTGTTAAGGGCTTGGAATCATACACTAACTCACATTGGGAAGTTACTTTTGAAAAGAATGTGATTCTGAGCTTGTTTGCACACATGCTGCTTCATTTCATCTAGATTTGGACTAATTTACATTGGGGAATTACTCCTGAGAAGAATGTATGATTCTGAACTTGTTTCCACACACAGTGCttattttcatcaatatttaCTATACCTAACCAGAATCCCCAGTTAGTTTAAAATCAGCCCACTTATTGGTGTGGGTTTTGTGTAGGTCAGAGGAACCTGAGGCAATATGACTAAGAGATTTTGCTTTTAGGTGGCACAGGACAAGAACTCTTGGCCATATTCTGGGTTATTCTGTCAGTGTTGACTTGGAATTTTTTCCAGATTGAGGAGGGAGGGACTGGCAACAGGTACTTTTAGTTTCCTTCTTAGATCCACTAATACATGTCACATGATGTCATATATATGCTAAGGGGCCATGTCATCTTGGCTAATTCATCTACCCCTTCTGTCTCCAAGATGCCCTGGCTGTATTTCTCTGCTCAGGGATGAGGGGTTATTGAGGAGGCAGTGCTTTAGgatggagaaaatgaaatgagaaagggGCGGCCTTTTTAATCACCCACCATCCCTATGCACACCTCTACTGTGAGACCAGACCAGCCAGAGGGTGCTGCACTCACTCCTGTCTGGGATGTTTCCTTCGGAATGTCTTGATTCCCAGCTTTCCTTGATGACCCAAATGCCTGTGATAATTTCTCAGAAAGCTTGTATAAAAGACACACGTGTTCTGCTGTGACACCAGTAAGATAACTAAAGATGGCACCAAGGACTATCTTAGGTGCCCACTATGGGACATATAAAAGATCTCAGTCTAGTCTAGGGTATTCATAGCCTAGGTGGTAAAAGGAGACACCCACTAAGAGAATGCCCTCAAAATGCAAATACCTACTGGCTAGCACCTGGAGAGGATATGCTAGTCTTTGTGGGTAAATTGAGAAATGACCAGTTTTACTGGAGTTCTTAAAAGATGATGCAGAAAATTATGATGCAGTATGCTAAAGGAGTTTGGACATTGTCCTGTTGAGAGCCACTAAAATTTCTTAAGCAGGAGAGCAAAAAGATCTCTGTCCTATCAGTCATTTTCAAACTTTTAGTCAACAAATTCTCAATTTATACAAATTCTTTCTTAAGAACTCGAAATTTAACCTAGATGCAAGTAAAGAGCTCTGGCACACATGCGTATGGATTATACACATACATGGACACAATCATTGTTGCACTCTTAAAAGCAGTTTGAAAGATTGAGCTTTAGGTGCCTGGTGCAGAGGATCGATTGTACTATATCCTCAGCATTTTAGTGTAGAACCTGCAGCAGAGTAGGGGCTCAGTATTTGTCCACAGAAAGCTCTTATAACTTCACTGGGACAGGGTACAAAACTTCCAAACAATTTgaggcaagttttttttttttttttaaagagacggggggtggggggtgtctcattatgttgcccaggctggacttaaaACTccggcctcagtctcctgagtagctgcaactGTAGGTTTTAAAACTCTTAACGTTAGGTAATGAAATTCAGCTAACAGATATATTAGTCCAAATGATGGACTGGTCATAAGTGCTAATAGAGGGAATTTCCCcttattattaaaacaattacACTAGAGGCAAGCTGGTCTGCCACTTGGACAAATCACACTCTAAAGTATGTctaatttcagtttttcctttacAAGGAAGTctttcagaaaattctttttacaTTAGCTAAGGGCACACCATGCATTACAAAAACTAATAAGGTATTCataaaaaaaagcatttacaaGAAAATTACGCTGTGGCTCCTTTCTTATCTACCCACCCTTCTTAGAAATGACTCTTTATACTCTCTTATGTGCTTTCAAAAAACACTCAGAtataattaaaagtagaattgatGTTTTGTCCATTTAAATGAATTAGTGTACATATCCTTCAAATTGATTTTAGGTTCCAGTTACACACAAAACGATTAGTCCACGTTTTTCCATTTGGCCCATGcctaaactataaaaagaaaattatggttATCTCCTCCCAAGCTGCCAAGCAATGATGAATGTGGTGTAATAACCGTACTATTTCCATGTCATGGGAACTCATGATGATAAGAATGAgcagaaagtattttatttatggcAAAGATACACTATGAGCTAAGGTACAAAACACACGAAGATGCTTCATAACTAAAGAGAAAGGCTATATAAATACAATCTTAGACATGTAATAACCACACTCCTACCCAAGCAGCTTGCTCTCAAATTTCTAACAGTGTGCTGTCATCTGAATAGCCCTTTCTAGAATAGACCTCTGTTCTAAGGACAAGGGTACCTGTATTGACAAAGGAGTTTCATTAACTATAAAGTATTATTCAAATGTAGATGCTGAGTTAATAATTGATTGCTGTTACACCagctttttatgtaaatattttattcaaccaACATGAGCTTttgttttctcacctgcaaaatgcaAATACCCACCTGCACTGAGTTGTCATGAAGATGTCATTATTGacagacatttaataaatagtaacaCTATAACAAGTTCCTTAGATGGCTAAGCACTTGGCTTGACACCAGAGGCAACACAAACATAAAAAAGGTCCCTCCTCTCAAGAAACTCAAGAGTCCCTAGCACCACCTACAATTCTTGATATGGTTcaactgttgttttattttttcctggtaTCAAACAAGAGGggaaaattcaagagaaaacaCGTTTCACAAAAAGCTACAAGtttattaacataataaattCTAATATGTATCAAAGTTTCAAATAGgtaattttgaatttcaaataagaaatcaCAATGTCCagtattaattaaaaagaaaaaaaaaggtggtggTGGTCACTATGGGTTTTAgtccaaaatgaaaatgcagtcaACATTTATTTTGGTGGGTCTGTGTTGATGCCATATTTCTCCTTGAGAAGCTTCAACTGTTCCTCCTTCTTCTTTGTGTCCATCTTCTGAAATGCCTGGAAACATGGTAAGCACCAAAGTTAAGAGTTACCGATCTATAGGCAAACGATTTTCACCAATAGCACTAGCTGGAAAGGAAAACTCACAGTCCACACTTCCCATCACTGTACAGTTCTACATTAATTCTCAAATGAGCTCACCACAGGAAGAGAACTTTGCTATACTTACCCTGTTGGCATTATAGTACAAAACCACAAGGTATCTGTTACAAACATTGAATCCTGATAGGTGATCACATGCATTCTTGGCATCAAAGATGTCTTCATAGACCACATAAGCTGTTCCTCTAGTTTCAGGTGTGTTCCCCCTGCAGTGTTAAATCAAACttaattaaaatacacatatcCCCGAGCACTGATAGTTGAATAACAGAACTGTCTTTTAAACTGATAACtgtcttttaaatattgaaatatttaactattttgaGATCAACCTGAAAACCATTAGAGGAAATACACATTATGGATAGATATGCTAGATAAGCCTGTAATTTCTTGAACTAGAtaattttgtttccaattttatctTAAATGTCTACGAGTGAAACTTATCATATCAGGAATACTAAGAACACAGCTACTAAAGGCAGCAGGCAAAGAACTAGTTTGACATTTGGTCACAGTCTTCATGTTCACTGTTCTAGTCTT of the Lemur catta isolate mLemCat1 chromosome 4, mLemCat1.pri, whole genome shotgun sequence genome contains:
- the FKBP1B gene encoding peptidyl-prolyl cis-trans isomerase FKBP1B isoform X1, with the protein product MGVEIETISPGDGRTFPKKGQTCVVHYTGMLQNGKKFDSSRDRNKPFKFRIGKQEVIKGFEEGAAQMSLGQRAKLTCTPDVAYGATGHPGVIPPNATLIFDVELLNLE
- the FKBP1B gene encoding peptidyl-prolyl cis-trans isomerase FKBP1B isoform X2 → MGVEIETISPGDGRTFPKKGQTCVVHYTGMLQNGKKFDSSRDRNKPFKFRIGKQEVIKGFEEGAAQLGPLSPLPICPHPC
- the SF3B6 gene encoding splicing factor 3B subunit 6, yielding MAMQAAKRANIRLPPEVNRILYIRNLPYKITAEEMYDIFGKYGPIRQIRVGNTPETRGTAYVVYEDIFDAKNACDHLSGFNVCNRYLVVLYYNANRAFQKMDTKKKEEQLKLLKEKYGINTDPPK
- the FKBP1B gene encoding peptidyl-prolyl cis-trans isomerase FKBP1B isoform X3; the encoded protein is MLQNGKKFDSSRDRNKPFKFRIGKQEVIKGFEEGAAQMSLGQRAKLTCTPDVAYGATGHPGVIPPNATLIFDVELLNLE